The following proteins are encoded in a genomic region of Aerococcaceae bacterium DSM 111021:
- a CDS encoding HlyC/CorC family transporter, producing the protein MGSSGSLWTQVIVIIVLTAINAFFAASEIAFVSVNQSKMRSLAEDGNKKAQKVLDLLENSDDFLATIQVAITLAGFLSSASAATSFADRFSAMLPTFPGASTVAIVAVTLVLSYITLVFGELFPKQVALQMPEKIAMGTSGVIGTIQKFFRPFIILLSASTGLLQRLTPLDFSEKDEQFTRDEMKAILAESRKEGSIDLAEFSMLQGVLSLDDKMAREIMVPRTDTIMVDIEDDYNENIEALLSTPYSRIPIYKGEKDNVIGVVHMKNLLKHARHVGFDNIDIIDISSEPLFVPSTVFVDDLLVEFRREETHLAILRDEYGGVEGIVTLEDVLEEIVGDIEDETDITTAGDIRKIDDNNYYVNGILPIDKFNHYFDVELENDEVDTIAGLIIYHLGYVPDDDERIILRANDYVITTSHIDNGRIRGIHVEIDDDHKIQSEYNLYQDVTADASDMTVEELLDLDIVEDN; encoded by the coding sequence ATGGGTTCCTCGGGGTCCTTGTGGACACAAGTTATAGTAATTATAGTATTGACGGCAATCAATGCGTTTTTCGCAGCAAGTGAAATTGCCTTCGTATCAGTCAACCAGTCAAAGATGAGATCATTAGCAGAAGATGGGAATAAGAAAGCGCAAAAGGTATTGGATTTATTGGAGAATTCTGATGATTTCCTAGCTACGATTCAAGTGGCAATTACGTTAGCGGGATTCTTATCGAGTGCATCTGCTGCAACATCATTTGCTGACAGATTCTCAGCGATGCTGCCTACTTTTCCAGGAGCATCGACTGTAGCAATTGTTGCCGTTACGTTAGTTTTGTCATATATTACTTTAGTGTTCGGTGAGCTTTTCCCGAAACAAGTGGCTTTACAAATGCCTGAAAAAATTGCAATGGGTACAAGTGGTGTCATTGGAACGATTCAGAAGTTTTTCCGTCCCTTTATCATCCTATTATCAGCTTCAACAGGCTTATTACAACGCTTAACACCGTTGGATTTCTCAGAGAAAGATGAGCAATTCACTCGTGATGAGATGAAAGCAATCTTGGCTGAAAGTAGAAAAGAAGGTTCAATTGATCTAGCTGAGTTTTCAATGCTTCAAGGTGTATTATCTCTAGATGATAAGATGGCTAGAGAGATTATGGTTCCGCGTACGGACACAATCATGGTAGATATTGAAGACGACTATAATGAAAACATTGAAGCATTGCTAAGCACACCTTACTCACGTATTCCGATTTATAAAGGTGAAAAGGATAATGTTATTGGTGTTGTGCATATGAAGAATTTATTAAAACATGCTCGTCATGTCGGTTTTGACAATATTGATATTATTGACATTTCGAGTGAACCATTATTCGTTCCGTCAACCGTATTCGTCGACGATTTGTTAGTAGAATTCCGTCGCGAAGAGACTCACTTGGCAATTTTGCGAGATGAGTATGGTGGAGTTGAAGGGATTGTGACGCTTGAAGATGTTTTAGAAGAGATTGTTGGGGATATCGAGGATGAGACAGATATTACAACAGCAGGTGATATTCGCAAGATTGATGATAATAACTATTATGTGAATGGTATTTTACCCATTGACAAGTTTAATCATTATTTTGATGTTGAATTAGAAAATGACGAAGTTGATACGATTGCTGGGTTAATTATATATCATCTAGGTTATGTGCCTGATGATGATGAGCGTATTATATTGCGTGCAAATGATTATGTCATTACGACAAGTCATATTGATAACGGACGTATACGTGGAATCCATGTGGAGATTGATGACGATCATAAGATTCAAAGTGAATATAACCTTTACCAAGATGTTACCGCAGATGCGAGTGATATGACTGTAGAGGAATTATTAGATTTAGATATCGTAGAAGACAACTAG
- a CDS encoding D-alanine--D-alanine ligase, whose protein sequence is MKITMLYGGQSAEHDISILSAHNIVQQIMFDIYTVQPIYITRQGKWIKGPLLEGPSEFSEQLRLAPAQVESWCDIEEGSSTGVYINPGEIATEETIVFPILHGPNGEDGTIQGFLEILNLPYVGAGVAASAAGMDKIISKNLFERAGIPQVPYIAFDQREWTQDKDNLIARCEGSLLYPLFVKPANLGSSVGISRVVDSTELVEAVELALQFDRRIVVEQGIRAEECEVAVLGNDDAHVSVVGQLVKQSDFYNYDEKYVNNTVEMQIPAEIPEHIANQVQEYALDAYRAIDGSGLARVDFFLTSNGDIYINEINTMPGFTQYSMYPNLWHGTGLSQRDLIEELLQLALRRHERDKQLKLEF, encoded by the coding sequence ATGAAAATCACAATGCTTTATGGAGGACAAAGCGCTGAACATGATATATCTATATTATCGGCACATAATATCGTTCAACAAATTATGTTTGATATATATACTGTTCAGCCAATATATATTACCCGCCAAGGTAAATGGATTAAAGGGCCTTTGTTGGAAGGACCGAGCGAATTCTCGGAGCAATTACGCTTAGCACCAGCACAAGTAGAATCGTGGTGTGATATTGAAGAGGGATCATCTACGGGCGTTTATATTAATCCTGGTGAAATTGCGACAGAAGAAACGATTGTTTTTCCAATTCTTCACGGACCAAACGGTGAAGATGGAACAATTCAAGGGTTCTTAGAAATATTAAATCTACCATATGTAGGTGCAGGTGTTGCAGCAAGTGCAGCCGGTATGGATAAAATCATCAGTAAAAACTTATTCGAACGCGCAGGCATTCCACAAGTACCTTATATTGCGTTCGACCAGAGGGAATGGACACAAGATAAAGATAATTTAATTGCACGTTGTGAAGGAAGTCTGTTGTATCCTTTATTCGTGAAACCAGCAAACTTAGGTTCAAGTGTTGGAATATCACGTGTAGTTGATAGTACAGAATTAGTTGAAGCTGTTGAACTGGCTTTACAATTTGACCGGCGTATCGTCGTTGAGCAAGGTATTCGCGCTGAAGAGTGTGAAGTTGCTGTGCTTGGTAACGATGACGCACACGTGAGTGTCGTAGGTCAGCTTGTGAAGCAGTCTGATTTCTATAATTATGATGAGAAGTACGTCAACAACACGGTGGAAATGCAAATTCCTGCTGAAATTCCTGAACACATTGCGAATCAAGTTCAAGAATATGCACTTGATGCCTACCGAGCGATTGATGGATCAGGTTTAGCACGAGTGGATTTCTTCCTTACAAGCAATGGAGATATCTATATTAATGAGATTAATACGATGCCTGGCTTTACGCAGTATAGTATGTATCCAAATTTATGGCATGGTACTGGCTTAAGCCAACGCGATTTAATTGAAGAATTACTCCAATTAGCACTTCGACGTCATGAGAGAGACAAACAGTTAAAATTAGAATTTTAA
- the acpS gene encoding holo-ACP synthase, with protein MQLGTDIIEIERIVEASVRQPRFAAKILTELELEIYNKYSQIRQASFLAGRFSAKEAYGKALGTGVGSKLKFTDITILPDERGVPVVTNAPFTHPVAKVSISHSRFHATATVIVDLDDDELRSRLKEYFDNEKETNK; from the coding sequence ATGCAATTAGGTACAGATATTATAGAAATTGAACGTATTGTAGAAGCATCTGTGAGGCAACCGCGTTTTGCAGCAAAGATTCTGACAGAGCTAGAGTTAGAAATTTACAATAAGTACTCACAAATACGACAAGCTAGTTTTTTGGCAGGGCGTTTTAGTGCGAAAGAAGCTTATGGTAAGGCTTTGGGAACAGGTGTGGGAAGTAAACTAAAGTTCACAGATATAACGATCTTACCTGATGAACGTGGAGTGCCAGTTGTTACTAACGCTCCATTTACTCATCCTGTGGCAAAAGTATCGATTAGTCATTCGCGCTTTCATGCGACAGCGACTGTGATTGTTGATTTGGATGATGATGAATTAAGAAGCCGATTAAAAGAGTATTTTGATAACGAGAAGGAGACCAATAAATGA
- a CDS encoding CBS domain-containing protein: protein MIKNLVQHKDNIVTINETMNCLEAIEVLEKHSLRNAPVVDATNTLYRGNIYRYHIYKYKFHHPDADLSQVKVTQFLKNTTRVVNENDTFYQLIFAIHDLPYIAVLNNENVFTGTIQHDTMVNYLAQAWVADKSGYILAIQTRGEKGELNKLARLINRKTDINSAITFEKTSYDTSTYLMVTLPDYLDASTVRALVSDLNRRKYEVNVFTM, encoded by the coding sequence ATGATAAAAAACCTCGTGCAACATAAAGACAATATTGTAACTATTAATGAAACAATGAATTGTCTGGAGGCCATCGAAGTCTTAGAAAAGCATTCATTACGTAATGCACCTGTCGTTGATGCGACAAACACTTTATACCGTGGGAACATATATCGCTATCATATTTATAAATATAAATTTCATCATCCTGACGCTGATCTTAGTCAAGTGAAAGTAACACAATTTCTCAAAAACACGACACGAGTTGTTAATGAGAATGATACTTTCTATCAGTTAATTTTCGCTATCCATGATTTACCATATATCGCTGTCTTGAATAACGAAAATGTATTCACTGGAACAATTCAACATGATACAATGGTTAATTATTTGGCCCAAGCATGGGTCGCAGATAAATCTGGTTACATCCTTGCCATTCAAACCCGAGGTGAAAAAGGAGAGCTCAATAAACTTGCTCGCCTAATCAATCGAAAAACAGATATTAATTCGGCGATTACTTTTGAGAAAACGTCTTATGACACATCAACTTACCTAATGGTAACGCTACCAGATTATTTGGACGCTTCAACGGTACGTGCATTAGTGAGCGACCTTAATCGCCGGAAGTACGAAGTAAATGTATTCACTATGTAG
- a CDS encoding DEAD/DEAH box helicase: MKFNEFNLKPELIKTLDEMGFEEPTPIQQQAIPYAIDGRDVIGQAQTGTGKTAAFGLPMLNKVHNNNKGIQGIVIAPTRELAIQVQEEIFRLGKDVRARVFTVYGGTSIQKQIERIKRNHPQIIVGTPGRVLDLINRRVLDLKDIETVVLDEADEMLNMGFIDDIKSIIQKTPSTRQTLLFSATMPPAIKKLGEQFLTDPVHVKIEAKQMTADLIEQYFVKINDNEKFDVLTRFMDVQNPDQAIIFCRTKKRVDEVGRGLTLRGYNSELIHGDVTQQKRSSVINEFRQGRVEILVATDVAARGLDISGVTHVYNYDIPQDPESYVHRIGRTGRAGKDGMSLSFITHNEMSYLKTIENLTRKQMKPLSPPTSEEVESGQVQQLIDQINEVLESNDATKHRNTAKMLLTHYEANDLVAALLKEVLSENNDVKVVISPQKPLPNAGGKKTNNNKKYSRRRSNNRNDRGGSSRGERSGSSRGERGGSSRGKQGNNSDRKSKNFKIKSKND, translated from the coding sequence GTGAAATTTAACGAATTTAATTTAAAACCCGAACTCATCAAGACTTTAGACGAGATGGGATTCGAGGAACCAACACCGATTCAACAACAAGCTATCCCTTACGCAATTGATGGACGCGACGTAATTGGTCAAGCTCAAACAGGTACTGGTAAAACAGCTGCGTTTGGTCTTCCAATGTTGAATAAAGTACATAATAATAACAAAGGAATTCAAGGAATTGTAATTGCACCAACACGTGAATTAGCAATTCAAGTTCAAGAAGAAATATTCCGTCTAGGTAAAGATGTTCGCGCACGTGTTTTCACTGTGTACGGTGGAACATCTATCCAAAAACAAATCGAACGTATTAAACGTAACCATCCACAAATTATTGTTGGAACACCTGGTCGTGTTCTTGACTTAATTAACCGTCGTGTCTTAGACTTAAAAGACATTGAAACAGTTGTATTGGATGAAGCTGACGAGATGTTAAACATGGGATTCATCGATGATATTAAATCAATCATCCAAAAAACGCCATCAACTCGCCAAACGCTTTTATTCTCGGCTACAATGCCACCAGCAATTAAAAAGCTTGGAGAGCAATTTTTAACAGACCCAGTTCATGTTAAAATCGAAGCAAAACAAATGACAGCTGATTTAATCGAGCAGTACTTTGTTAAAATAAACGATAACGAGAAGTTCGATGTGTTAACGCGCTTTATGGATGTACAAAACCCAGATCAAGCGATTATCTTCTGTCGTACGAAAAAACGTGTTGACGAAGTTGGGCGTGGTTTAACATTACGTGGTTATAACTCAGAATTAATTCATGGGGATGTAACTCAACAAAAACGTTCAAGTGTTATTAACGAATTCCGTCAAGGACGCGTTGAAATCTTAGTTGCAACAGACGTTGCAGCACGTGGATTAGATATCTCAGGTGTAACACATGTTTATAACTACGATATCCCACAAGATCCAGAAAGTTATGTTCACCGTATTGGTCGTACAGGACGTGCTGGTAAAGATGGTATGTCACTATCATTTATTACACATAATGAAATGTCATACTTAAAAACAATTGAAAACTTAACACGTAAACAAATGAAACCATTAAGCCCTCCTACTTCAGAAGAAGTAGAAAGCGGACAAGTACAACAATTAATTGATCAAATTAATGAGGTTTTAGAATCGAATGATGCGACTAAACACCGTAACACAGCTAAAATGTTATTAACTCATTATGAGGCAAATGATCTAGTTGCTGCACTACTTAAAGAAGTTTTATCTGAAAACAACGATGTTAAAGTTGTTATCTCTCCACAAAAACCATTACCAAATGCTGGTGGAAAGAAAACAAACAACAACAAGAAATACAGCAGACGCCGTAGCAACAACCGTAATGACCGTGGTGGAAGCAGCCGTGGAGAACGTAGCGGAAGTAGTCGCGGAGAACGCGGTGGAAGTAGCCGTGGTAAACAAGGCAACAATTCCGATCGTAAAAGCAAAAACTTTAAAATTAAGTCTAAAAACGACTAA
- a CDS encoding UDP-N-acetylmuramoyl-tripeptide--D-alanyl-D-alanine ligase, whose protein sequence is MKNIKLMDVVKAVYAIDYTAPNRDIEMNNVEFDSRKITPDSLFVPLTSGQTDGHDYIQKAIENGATATFWSKEPTEAPSDKIACIFVDDTLDAMQRLAKYYREILDPIVIGITGSNGKTTTKDMTANALTAKYHVHKTQGNYNNEIGLPYTLLQMPETTEVVVCEMGMSNFGEIKELSEIAQPDIAVITLIGESHLEFLGSRAGIAKAKLEILSGLKESGLFIYPGDEPLIQSEMPELNKAIDTLSIGFDETSDVYAKELIEEQSKTYFRTNLDESVLCMIPVMGAYNVSNALIALSIAKSINVPIEQAIFQLSQFKLTANRLEWLKTKNGAQLLNDAYNASPTSMRAVLQAFSTLQINEKGRKIAVLGDIRELGPHSEQFHREIANDIETDKIDTIYLFGDQMQYLYEELKERYDDTHLIYEPENHQKLIESLEKTVNPDDILLVKSSFGVDLLKVVTELTNKETQS, encoded by the coding sequence ATGAAAAACATTAAATTAATGGATGTTGTTAAAGCAGTTTATGCAATTGATTATACAGCACCAAACAGAGATATTGAAATGAACAATGTCGAGTTTGACTCCCGTAAGATAACACCGGATAGTTTATTTGTTCCACTGACAAGCGGACAAACTGACGGGCATGATTACATTCAAAAAGCAATTGAAAATGGTGCAACAGCAACGTTTTGGTCGAAAGAACCAACTGAAGCTCCTTCTGACAAAATTGCCTGTATTTTCGTTGATGATACACTTGATGCGATGCAACGGTTAGCTAAATATTACCGGGAGATTTTAGATCCAATTGTAATTGGAATTACCGGAAGTAATGGAAAGACAACAACGAAAGATATGACCGCTAATGCTTTAACAGCTAAGTATCATGTACATAAGACACAAGGAAACTATAATAATGAAATTGGTTTACCATATACATTACTACAGATGCCAGAAACAACTGAGGTGGTTGTCTGCGAGATGGGTATGAGTAATTTTGGTGAGATTAAAGAATTAAGCGAGATCGCTCAACCAGATATTGCTGTGATTACTTTAATTGGAGAGAGCCATCTTGAGTTCTTGGGGTCGCGAGCAGGAATTGCTAAAGCAAAATTAGAAATTCTATCTGGCTTAAAAGAATCAGGACTATTCATTTATCCAGGTGATGAGCCTTTAATCCAAAGTGAAATGCCTGAATTAAACAAAGCAATCGATACACTGAGTATCGGATTCGATGAGACGAGCGATGTTTATGCAAAGGAATTAATTGAAGAGCAAAGCAAAACGTACTTTAGAACGAACTTAGATGAGAGTGTCTTATGTATGATTCCAGTTATGGGTGCATACAATGTATCGAATGCTCTAATTGCTTTAAGTATTGCGAAAAGTATTAACGTACCAATCGAACAAGCTATCTTCCAATTGTCTCAGTTTAAATTGACAGCTAATCGTTTAGAGTGGTTAAAGACCAAAAATGGTGCACAGTTATTAAATGATGCCTATAATGCAAGTCCAACATCAATGCGAGCTGTTTTACAAGCTTTCTCAACGCTACAGATTAATGAAAAAGGACGAAAAATCGCAGTGCTAGGAGATATCCGCGAATTAGGACCTCATAGTGAACAGTTCCACCGTGAGATAGCTAATGATATTGAAACGGATAAAATTGATACAATCTATCTATTTGGCGATCAAATGCAATATTTGTACGAAGAATTAAAAGAAAGATATGATGATACACATCTCATATACGAACCAGAAAATCACCAAAAACTCATTGAATCACTAGAGAAAACGGTTAACCCCGACGATATCCTATTAGTAAAATCAAGTTTCGGGGTCGATTTATTAAAAGTCGTGACAGAGTTAACAAACAAGGAAACGCAATCATAA
- the alr gene encoding alanine racemase, which translates to MIDYSDHRPTQAIVDLTAIRHNIKLVESHLKDGQQIYATVKANGYGHGAVPIARAALQAGATGLAVATVDEGIELRSQGFSQVPILILGLTDPRGIAEILHYNLTITVSHLDFFKLAYEQLEETNQLGLLNLSKLTFHLALDTGMGRIGLRSVEEVETFKEGIKAYPWTNWEGVFTHFATAGGGPVDYIEEQYNRWVELTQAIPTEVNIRHIANSGMGIWHLNYPTDIIRLGISMYGIDPKDEFDNPTTKDLHPALQLVSELIYVKKVEKGAKISYGATYETVEDEWIATIPIGYADGWLRRYQTISLNVDGQACPVVGTINMDQMMIRLPREYPIGTNVTLIGTDYKGANHASTIAKEVDTIGYEVLTSIGPRVPRVYLDE; encoded by the coding sequence ATGATAGATTATAGCGACCATAGACCAACTCAAGCGATTGTGGATTTAACTGCAATTCGACACAATATTAAGTTAGTTGAAAGTCATTTAAAAGACGGCCAACAAATTTATGCGACAGTGAAAGCGAATGGTTATGGCCATGGTGCGGTACCAATCGCACGTGCAGCACTTCAAGCAGGAGCAACCGGTTTAGCTGTTGCGACAGTTGATGAAGGGATTGAACTACGTAGCCAAGGATTCTCACAAGTGCCGATTTTAATTTTAGGTTTAACGGATCCACGTGGTATTGCAGAAATTTTACATTATAATTTAACGATTACAGTGAGCCACTTAGACTTTTTCAAGCTCGCTTATGAACAATTGGAAGAGACAAACCAACTTGGTTTGTTAAACTTATCAAAGTTAACATTTCACTTAGCTTTAGATACAGGGATGGGTCGAATTGGCTTACGTTCTGTTGAAGAGGTAGAAACATTTAAAGAGGGAATTAAAGCTTACCCGTGGACAAATTGGGAAGGGGTGTTCACTCATTTTGCAACGGCTGGTGGTGGGCCGGTTGATTATATCGAAGAACAATATAATCGCTGGGTGGAATTAACTCAAGCAATCCCAACAGAAGTGAATATCCGTCATATTGCTAATTCTGGCATGGGAATATGGCACCTGAATTACCCAACGGATATCATTCGTTTAGGTATCTCTATGTACGGCATTGACCCTAAAGACGAATTTGATAACCCGACGACAAAAGATTTACATCCTGCTTTACAATTAGTTTCGGAATTAATTTATGTGAAAAAAGTTGAGAAGGGCGCTAAAATAAGTTACGGAGCGACTTACGAAACAGTGGAAGATGAGTGGATTGCGACGATTCCAATTGGTTATGCAGATGGTTGGTTGCGTCGTTATCAAACAATATCATTGAATGTTGATGGGCAAGCGTGCCCAGTTGTAGGGACGATTAATATGGATCAAATGATGATTCGTTTACCTCGTGAGTATCCAATCGGTACGAATGTAACGTTGATTGGAACGGATTATAAAGGGGCTAATCATGCTTCGACAATCGCTAAAGAAGTAGATACGATTGGCTACGAAGTACTGACTTCAATTGGACCACGAGTTCCTAGAGTTTATTTAGATGAGTGA
- a CDS encoding FAD/NAD(P)-binding protein has product MMRRVAIIGMGVAGAAVLLAYGKKYSMQEPKDLRIDCFDEPETFGRGVPFSEQSPEALINSRSFKISFDYENLTEFHEWLQKNHSDDAPADYVPRSLYGDYSYERTMDLIEKLGANPIYSKVSAVDHIEETGQWMVKYTDSNEPSETIYDEVHICVGVEGYIDPYDLKGQANYLHYPYPLDKVCQPIDKADSVVIIGTGLTAIDCAKHLLNQSGIRDISMFSRSNFFPTVRGDDLVELDFQHLTDEVIDEVKANNNGKFTFDAFDRLFKKEVKHLNIDYQYFKEKQMAPGEQGMQNGLKNRDQFGIMASLMNRVSEIMTIGWEAMPLDDRKQFDEVYQKVVELTRNPMPDTSAEELISFVDEGKLHILDNVKEIELALEGGFILSNEDKEVVKKVDWVLNATGLDMKFQDLNEFPLHQQLLNDRYTQVDSAGGYSIVRKTASLISPRYGQWNNLYAHGLIVNGPIYQNNASIKIQQHADMLVRRTPELVAFYI; this is encoded by the coding sequence ATGATGCGCCGAGTCGCAATTATCGGAATGGGAGTCGCAGGGGCGGCTGTACTTTTAGCTTATGGAAAAAAATATTCAATGCAAGAGCCTAAGGATTTGCGGATAGATTGTTTCGATGAGCCTGAGACATTTGGTCGGGGTGTTCCATTCAGTGAACAATCTCCTGAAGCCTTGATTAATTCAAGAAGTTTTAAGATTAGTTTTGATTATGAAAATTTAACTGAATTCCATGAATGGTTACAAAAAAACCATTCAGATGATGCGCCGGCTGATTATGTTCCTCGGTCATTATATGGGGATTATAGCTATGAACGAACAATGGATTTAATCGAAAAGCTGGGCGCAAACCCAATTTACAGCAAAGTCTCTGCGGTTGATCATATAGAAGAAACTGGTCAATGGATGGTTAAATACACGGATTCAAACGAGCCTTCTGAGACCATATATGATGAAGTTCATATTTGTGTGGGGGTAGAGGGTTATATTGACCCCTATGATTTAAAGGGTCAAGCGAATTATTTACATTATCCGTACCCACTCGATAAAGTGTGCCAACCAATAGACAAGGCGGACTCCGTGGTGATTATTGGTACGGGTTTAACAGCAATTGATTGTGCTAAGCATCTATTGAATCAAAGTGGCATTCGTGATATATCCATGTTCTCGCGGTCAAATTTTTTTCCAACAGTACGAGGTGATGATTTAGTAGAATTGGATTTTCAGCACTTAACCGATGAAGTAATTGATGAAGTAAAAGCGAATAACAATGGCAAGTTCACGTTTGACGCATTTGACCGTTTATTTAAAAAAGAGGTTAAGCATTTAAATATCGATTACCAATATTTTAAAGAGAAGCAAATGGCTCCAGGGGAACAAGGAATGCAAAACGGCTTAAAGAATCGCGATCAGTTCGGAATTATGGCATCTTTAATGAACCGAGTCAGTGAAATAATGACGATTGGTTGGGAAGCTATGCCGTTAGACGATCGTAAACAGTTTGATGAGGTTTATCAAAAAGTAGTTGAACTCACTCGCAATCCGATGCCAGACACTTCGGCAGAAGAGCTAATATCTTTTGTAGATGAAGGAAAACTTCATATACTCGACAACGTAAAAGAGATAGAATTGGCACTTGAAGGTGGATTTATCTTAAGCAATGAAGATAAAGAAGTCGTTAAAAAAGTGGATTGGGTATTGAATGCGACTGGATTAGATATGAAGTTTCAAGACTTGAATGAATTCCCTTTGCATCAGCAGTTACTAAATGACCGCTATACTCAAGTAGATTCAGCGGGTGGCTATAGCATTGTTCGTAAGACCGCATCATTAATCTCGCCACGTTACGGACAGTGGAATAACTTATATGCACATGGGTTGATTGTGAATGGTCCTATTTATCAAAACAACGCTTCGATAAAAATTCAACAACATGCAGATATGTTAGTTCGTAGAACGCCAGAGCTCGTTGCATTTTATATATAA
- a CDS encoding MBL fold metallo-hydrolase — MLNVEKLVVGLVQENTYVIYNEANEALIIDPGDDADRIIAWVKENDWNPQAVLITHAHFDHVLAVDAVRDEFGIEAYVHEIEAEFFQHPDFNMLPSLSRENRPAEHLWTDIGEHTVGSFTFDIALVPGHSLGHVIYIFKEDEFVICGDTVFSGSIGRTDLPGGDLNILLEGIARDILTLPANYVLFPGHGGSTTVSQEIQSNPFLQGFRA; from the coding sequence ATGTTAAACGTTGAAAAATTAGTTGTGGGCTTAGTTCAAGAAAATACTTATGTTATTTATAATGAAGCAAATGAAGCTTTAATTATTGATCCAGGTGATGATGCTGACCGTATTATTGCGTGGGTTAAAGAAAACGACTGGAATCCCCAAGCTGTCTTGATTACTCATGCGCACTTTGATCATGTCTTAGCTGTGGATGCGGTGCGTGATGAGTTTGGTATTGAAGCCTATGTGCATGAGATTGAAGCAGAGTTTTTTCAGCATCCTGACTTTAACATGCTGCCAAGTTTGAGTAGGGAAAACCGACCTGCCGAGCATTTATGGACAGATATTGGAGAACATACTGTAGGCTCTTTTACCTTTGATATCGCCTTAGTTCCGGGTCATAGTTTGGGTCACGTTATATATATATTCAAAGAAGATGAATTTGTAATTTGTGGTGATACGGTGTTCAGTGGTTCGATTGGTCGTACCGACTTACCGGGTGGGGATTTAAATATCTTATTAGAAGGTATCGCCCGCGATATCCTAACTCTTCCAGCAAATTATGTCTTGTTTCCAGGCCATGGAGGTTCCACCACTGTTTCGCAAGAGATTCAATCGAATCCCTTCCTACAAGGCTTCCGTGCTTAA
- a CDS encoding LemA family protein, with the protein MIWIIVAIIAVIAIVWVLIYNNLIKRRNWVDESFSQIDVQLQRRNDLIPNLVNTVKGYASHERETLESVTQARQQLVNLPSNADPSEVNAKSNELSGALSRLLAVAEQYPDLKANTNFTQLQSTLEKTEQQIATARQLYNSTATQYNTTVETVPTNIVAGVHGFSRRNLLETPEEARQVPEVQF; encoded by the coding sequence ATGATTTGGATAATTGTAGCAATTATTGCTGTTATCGCAATTGTTTGGGTACTTATTTATAATAACTTAATTAAACGTCGTAACTGGGTAGATGAATCATTCAGCCAAATTGACGTACAACTACAACGTCGTAATGATTTAATCCCTAATCTTGTTAACACAGTAAAAGGTTACGCTAGTCACGAAAGAGAAACGTTAGAATCGGTAACGCAAGCAAGGCAACAGTTGGTTAACTTGCCAAGTAACGCTGACCCGTCAGAGGTTAATGCGAAATCGAATGAACTATCAGGTGCACTGTCACGTTTATTAGCAGTAGCAGAACAATACCCTGATTTGAAAGCCAATACGAACTTCACGCAGTTGCAATCAACATTAGAAAAAACAGAGCAACAAATTGCAACAGCACGTCAATTGTACAATTCGACTGCAACGCAATATAATACAACTGTAGAAACTGTGCCAACCAACATTGTTGCGGGTGTGCATGGATTTAGCCGTCGAAACTTATTAGAAACGCCAGAAGAAGCACGCCAAGTACCAGAAGTACAATTTTAA